The Apium graveolens cultivar Ventura chromosome 6, ASM990537v1, whole genome shotgun sequence genome contains a region encoding:
- the LOC141667174 gene encoding peptidyl-tRNA hydrolase, mitochondrial: MVSRIARRCFCTVTPQPWLFVGLGNPGDKYKTTRHNVGFKMMDAFADSQGISMDTLHFKALFGKGFVEGVPVLVAKPQTYMNLSGESIGPLAAYYKMPLNRVVVFHDDMDLPCGVLRLHPKGGHGRHNGLKSVIQHFRGNAEFARLRIGIGRPPGQMDPKAFMLQNFNATAQGRIDAALQEGVVALKEVVCKGLTDAARCFNNRQKYKHIRLQTMPV, from the coding sequence ATGGTAAGTAGAATTGCAAGGCGCTGTTTTTGCACTGTTACTCCTCAGCCATGGCTCTTTGTGGGTCTCGGAAACCCGGGTGATAAATATAAGACAACTAGACACAATGTCGGGTTTAAAATGATGGATGCATTTGCGGACTCGCAAGGGATTTCGATGGATACACTCCATTTCAAAGCTTTGTTTGGGAAAGGTTTTGTCGAGGGTGTTCCTGTTTTGGTTGCCAAACCCCAAACTTATATGAATTTAAGCGGTGAATCTATTGGGCCTCTGGCTGCTTACTATAAGATGCCTCTTAATCGTGTCGTCGTGTTTCATGATGACATGGATTTGCCTTGTGGGGTTCTCCGTCTTCATCCCAAGGGCGGTCATGGAAGACATAATGGGCTAAAGAGTGTGATTCAACATTTTCGCGGGAACGCAGAGTTTGCTAGGTTAAGAATTGGCATCGGAAGGCCACCTGGTCAGATGGATCCTAAAGCATTTATGCTCCAAAATTTTAATGCTACAGCTCAAGGACGGATTGATGCGGCACTGCAAGAAGGGGTAGTTGCTTTAAAAGAAGTTGTGTGTAAAGGTTTGACAGACGCTGCAAGATGTTTTAATAACCGGCAGAAGTACAAGCATATAAGGTTGCAGACAATGCCTGTATGA